The region GGTAAGGTACAAAAAAGCAGCAGCGCCTGAGTCGAACGAGTCGAAAGGCAGAAATACACAAAAAAGCCCTGATTTTCCTCGTCCGttcatcctcttcgtcaccaccactgaTACACTGGCAATACAGCCTCCTTCCTCACTGGCCGCTCGACACAACCTTGATGACGATTCCGGTGGGCGTGTAACGATTGCTGACATAGGCAGTCGAATTATACATGGGGTTGGTTCTGTTAACCATGACACCCAGCGAGCCACCGTCTGACAAGCACCCAATAATGGCTTTCGCCTTTTGAGCATCCGTCGCTCCCACGCCGCCGTCGATCGTGGTGGCGACATCTTCGAAAAGGACGGCCGAATTGGCCGTATCGTTGAGGTGCTTGGCCGTGACCATGACGGAGCCACGTTGGTAAAGCGTCCATTCGTCACAAGTGCCGAGCTCAGCCGGGCCCATTGTCAAGAGCCGGCCAGCGCGGACCTGCCGACCATACGAGCGGAGGTAGGAGGCGACATATTTGATATCGTCTTCTGACACCTCTTGAGGGATGCCGCCGTGTTCCTCGGTGTAGCAGTAGAGGTTGGTGGTTTCACCTTCGTAGC is a window of Podospora pseudopauciseta strain CBS 411.78 chromosome 1, whole genome shotgun sequence DNA encoding:
- a CDS encoding hypothetical protein (EggNog:ENOG503PE2Y), whose translation is MFTVTTLTKLSLALLTASSTMVASLPPSNKPTLHRRVCYEGETTNLYCYTEEHGGIPQEVSEDDIKYVASYLRSYGRQVRAGRLLTMGPAELGTCDEWTLYQRGSVMVTAKHLNDTANSAVLFEDVATTIDGGVGATDAQKAKAIIGCLSDGGSLGVMVNRTNPMYNSTAYVSNRYTPTGIVIKVVSSGQ